The following coding sequences are from one Vulpes vulpes isolate BD-2025 chromosome 12, VulVul3, whole genome shotgun sequence window:
- the MINK1 gene encoding misshapen-like kinase 1 isoform X23 yields the protein MGDPAPARSLDDIDLSALRDPAGIFELVEVVGNGTYGQVYKGRHVKTGQLAAIKVMDVTEDEEEEIKQEINMLKKYSHHRNIATYYGAFIKKSPPGNDDQLWLVMEFCGAGSVTDLVKNTKGNALKEDCIAYICREILRGLAHLHAHKVIHRDIKGQNVLLTENAEVKLVDFGVSAQLDRTVGRRNTFIGTPYWMAPEVIACDENPDATYDYRSDIWSLGITAIEMAEGAPPLCDMHPMRALFLIPRNPPPRLKSKKWSKKFTDFIDTCLIKTYLSRPPTEQLLKFPFIRDQPTERQVRIQLKDHIDRSRKKRGEKEETEYEYSGSEEEDDSHGEEGEPSSIMNVPGESTLRREFLRLQQENKSNSEALKQQQQLQQQQQRDPEAHIKHLLHQRQRRIEEQKEERRRVEEQQRREREQRKLQEKEQQRLEDRQALRREEERRQAEREQEYKRKQLEEQRQSERLQRQLQQEHAYLKSLQQQQQQQQKQQQPGLPTDRKPLYHYGRGSSPADKPAWAREVEERTRMNKQQNSPLAKTKPSSTGPEPPLPQAAPGPPGPLSQTPPMQRPVEPQEGPHKSLVAHRVPLKPYAAPVPRSQSLQDQPTRNLAAFPASHEPDPAVPTPTTTPSARGAVIRQNSDPTSEGPGPGPNPPAWVRPDTEAPPKVPQRTSSIAAALNTSGAGGARPTQAVRASNPDLRRSDPSWERPEGALPAHGHLPQAGSLERNRVGASSKLDSSPVLSPGNKAKPDDHRSRPGRPADFVLLKERALDDAPRPPKKAMDYSSSSEEVESSEDEDESNGEPSEGSRDPPGARDGDTDSVSTMVVHDVEEIAGTQTPYGGGTMTPEEERSLLHADSNGYTNLPDVVQPSHSPTESGKGQSPPSKDGGSDYQSRGLVKAPGKSSFTMFVDLGIYQPGGSGDTIPITALVGGEGGRLDQLQYDVRKGSVVNVNPTNTRAHSETPEIRKYKKRFNSEILCAALWGVNLLVGTENGLMLLDRSGQGKVYGLIGRRRFQQMDVLEGLNLLITISGKRNKLRVYYLSWLRNKILHNDPDVEKKQGWTTVGDMEGCGHYRVVKYERIKFLVIALKSSVEVYAWAPKPYHKFMAFKSFADLPHRPLLVDLTVEEGQRLKVIYGSSAGFHAVDVDSGNSYDIYIPVHIQSQITPHAIIFLPNTDGMEMLLCYEDEGVYVNTYGRIIKDVVLQWGEMPTSVAYICSNQIMGWGEKAIEIRSVETGHLDGVFMHKRAQRLKFLCERNDKVFFASVRSGGSSQVYFMTLNRNCIMNW from the exons CTGGTGATGGAGTTCTGTGGGGCTGGCTCCGTGACAGACCTAGTGAAGAACACAAAGGGGAATGCCCTGAAGGAGGACTGTATCGCCTACATTTGCAGGGAGATTCTCCGG ggtCTGGCCCATCTCCATGCCCACAAGGTGATCCATCGAGACATCAAAGGGCAGAACGTGCTGTTGACAGAGAACGCCGAGGTCAAGCTAG TGGACTTTGGGGTGAGTGCTCAGCTGGACCGCACCGTGGGCAGGCGGAACACTTTCATTGGGACCCCCTACTGGATGGCCCCAGAGGTCATCGCCTGTGATGAGAACCCGGATGCCACCTACGACTACAGG AGTGACATTTGGTCTCTAGGAATCACAGCCATCGAGATGGCAGAGGGGGCCCCCC CTCTGTGTGACATGCACCCCATGCGAGCCCTCTTCCTCATCCCACGGAACCCACCCCCCAGACTCAAGTCCAAGAAATG GTCTAAGAAGTTCACTGACTTCATTGACACGTGTCTTATCAAGACCTACTTGAGCCGCCCACCCACAGAGCAGCTGCTCAAGTTCCCCTTCATCCGGGACCAGCCCACAGAGCGGCAGGTCCGCATCCAGCTCAAGGACCACATCGACCGCTCCCGCAAGAAGCGAGGCGAGAAAG AGGAGACGGAGTACGAGTACAGCGGCAGTGAGGAGGAGGATGACAGCCATGGAGAGGAGGGCGAGCCCAG CTCTATCATGAACGTGCCGGGGGAATCCACACTGCGCCGGGAGTTCCTGCGGCTGCAGCAGGAGAACAAGAGCAACTCTGAGGCTTTGAAGCAGCaacagcagctgcagcagcagcagcaacgaGACCCTGAGGCACACATCAAGCATCTCCTTCACCAGCGCCAGCGCCGCAttgaggagcagaaggaagagcGGCGGCGCGTGGAGGAG CAACAGCGGCGGGAGCGGGAGCAGCGGAAGCtgcaggagaaggagcagcagcGCCTGGAGGACCGGCAGGCCCTGCGGCGGGAGGAGGAGAGGCGGCAGGCCGAGCGGGAGCAG GAGTACAAGCGGAAGCAGCTGGAGGAGCAGCGGCAGTCCGAGCGGCTCCAGAGGCAGCTGCAGCAGGAGCACGCCTACCTCAAGtccctgcagcagcagcagcagcagcagcagaagcagcagcagccggGCTTGCCAACCGATAGGAAGCCGCTATACCACTACGGCCGGGGCAGCAGTCCCGCTGACAAGCCTGCCTGGGCACGAGAG GTTGAGGAGAGGACGAGGATGAACAAGCAGCAGAACTCCCCCTTGGCCAAGACCAAGCcaagcagcacagggcctgagcccccccttccccaggccGCCCCTGGGCCTCCGGGCCCCCTTTCCCAAACTCCGCCTATGCAGAGGCCGGTGGAGCCCCAGGAGGGACCGCACAAG AGCCTGGTGGCACACCGGGTCCCACTGAAGCCATATGCAGCGCCTGTACCCCGATCCCAGTCCCTGCAGGACCAGCCCACCCGAAACCTGGCTGCCTTCCCAGCCTCCCATGAGCCTGACCCCGCCGTCCCCACGCCCACCACCACACCCAGCGCCCGAGGAGCCGTCATCCGCCAGAATTCAGATCCCACCTCCGAAGGGCCTGGCCCCGGCCCAAACCCCCCAGCCTGGGTCCGGCCGGATACTGAGGCCCCCCCTAAG gTGCCTCAGAGGACCTCCTCCATTGCTGCCGCGCTCAACACCAGTGGGGCCGGAGGGGCCCGGCCCACTCAGGCTGTCCGCGCCAG CAACCCCGACCTCAGGAGGAGCGACCCCAGCTGGGAGCGGCCGGAAGGTGCCCTCCCCGCTCACGGGCACCTGCCCCAGGCTGGCTCGCTGGAGCGGAACCGTGTAGGAG CCTCCTCCAAACTGGATAGCTCCCCAGTGCTCTCCCCTGGGAACAAAGCCAAGCCTGATGACCACCGCTCACGGCCAGGCCGGCCCGCA gATTTCGTGCTGTTGAAGGAGCGAGCCCTGGACGATGCCCCAAGGCCACCCAAGAAGGCCATGGACTACTCATCCTCCAGTGAGGAGGTGGAGAGCAGTGAAGATGAGGACGAAAGCAACGGCGAGCCCTCAGAGGGGAGCAGAGACCCCCCTGGGGCCCg CGACGGGGACACGGACAGCGTCAGCACCATGGTGGTCCACGACGTGGAAGAGATAGCTGGGACCCAGACCCCCTATGGGGGTGGCACCATG ACTCCTGAAGAGGAGCGCAGCCTGCTGCACGCAGACAGCAATGGCTACACAAACCTGCCAGACGTCGTCCAGCCCAGCCACTCGCCCACCGAGAGCGGCAAAGGTCAAAGCCCCCCCTCGAAGGATGGAGGTAGTGAT tACCAGTCTCGTGGGCTGGTAAAGGCCCCTGGCAAGAGCTCATTCACGATGTTTGTGGACCTAGGGATCTACCAGCCTGGAGGCAGTGGGGATACCATCCCCATCACAG ccttggtggggggagagggcgGCCGGCTGGATCAGCTCCAGTACGACGTGCGTAAAGGCTCCGTGGTCAACGTGAACCCCACCAACACCCGTGCCCACAGCGAGACCCCCGAGATTCGCAAGTACAAGAAGCGGTTCAATTCAGAGATCCTCTGTGCAGCTCTTTGGG GTGTCAACCTGCTGGTGGGCACAGAGAATGGCCTGATGCTATTGGACCGGAGCGGGCAGGGCAAGGTGTACGGGCTCATCGGGCGGCGGCGCTTCCAGCAAATGGATGTCCTAGAAGGGCTCAACTTGCTCATCACCATCTCAG GGAAAAGGAATAAACTGCGGGTGTACTACCTGTCCTGGCTCCGGAACAAGATTCTGCACAATGACCCGGACGTGGAGAAGAAGCAGGGCTGGACCACTGTGGGCGACATGGAGGGCTGCGGGCACTACCGCGTGG TGAAGTACGAGCGCATTAAGTTCCTGGTCATTGCGCTGAAGAGCTCCGTGGAGGTGTACGCCTGGGCCCCCAAACCCTACCACAAGTTCATGGCCTTCAAG tcCTTTGCAGATCTCCCTCACCGCCCTCTGCTGGTTGACCTGACTGTGGAGGAGGGTCAGCGGCTCAAGGTCATCTATGGCTCCAGTGCCGGCTTCCATGCTGTGGACGTGGACTCGGGGAACAGCTATGACATCTACATCCCTGTGCAC ATCCAGAGCCAGATCACACCCCATGCCATCATCTTCCTCCCCAACACTGACGGCATGGAGATGCTGCTGTGCTACGAGGACGAAGGTGTCTATGTCAACACATATGGGCGGATCATTAAGGACGTGGTGCTGCAGTGGGGAGAGATGCCCACCTCTGTGG cctACATCTGCTCCAACCAGATCATGGGCTGGGGTGAGAAAGCCATTGAGATCCGCTCGGTGGAGACAGGCCACCTGGACGGTGTCTTCATGCACAAACGAGCCCAGAGGCTCAAGTTCCTGTGCGAGCGGAATGACAAG GTGTTTTTCGCCTCCGTCCGCTCTGGGGGCAGCAGCCAAGTTTACTTCATGACGCTGAACCGAAACTGCATCATGAACTGGTGA
- the MINK1 gene encoding misshapen-like kinase 1 isoform X22 produces the protein MGDPAPARSLDDIDLSALRDPAGIFELVEVVGNGTYGQVYKGRHVKTGQLAAIKVMDVTEDEEEEIKQEINMLKKYSHHRNIATYYGAFIKKSPPGNDDQLWLVMEFCGAGSVTDLVKNTKGNALKEDCIAYICREILRGLAHLHAHKVIHRDIKGQNVLLTENAEVKLVDFGVSAQLDRTVGRRNTFIGTPYWMAPEVIACDENPDATYDYRSDIWSLGITAIEMAEGAPPLCDMHPMRALFLIPRNPPPRLKSKKWSKKFTDFIDTCLIKTYLSRPPTEQLLKFPFIRDQPTERQVRIQLKDHIDRSRKKRGEKEETEYEYSGSEEEDDSHGEEGEPSSIMNVPGESTLRREFLRLQQENKSNSEALKQQQQLQQQQQRDPEAHIKHLLHQRQRRIEEQKEERRRVEEQQRREREQRKLQEKEQQRLEDRQALRREEERRQAEREQEYKRKQLEEQRQSERLQRQLQQEHAYLKSLQQQQQQQQKQQQPGLPTDRKPLYHYGRGSSPADKPAWAREVEERTRMNKQQNSPLAKTKPSSTGPEPPLPQAAPGPPGPLSQTPPMQRPVEPQEGPHKSLVAHRVPLKPYAAPVPRSQSLQDQPTRNLAAFPASHEPDPAVPTPTTTPSARGAVIRQNSDPTSEGPGPGPNPPAWVRPDTEAPPKVPQRTSSIAAALNTSGAGGARPTQAVRASNPDLRRSDPSWERPEGALPAHGHLPQAGSLERNRVGASSKLDSSPVLSPGNKAKPDDHRSRPGRPADFVLLKERALDDAPRPPKKAMDYSSSSEEVESSEDEDESNGEPSEGSRDPPGARDGDTDSVSTMVVHDVEEIAGTQTPYGGGTMVVQRTPEEERSLLHADSNGYTNLPDVVQPSHSPTESGKGQSPPSKDGGSDYQSRGLVKAPGKSSFTMFVDLGIYQPGGSGDTIPITALVGGEGGRLDQLQYDVRKGSVVNVNPTNTRAHSETPEIRKYKKRFNSEILCAALWGVNLLVGTENGLMLLDRSGQGKVYGLIGRRRFQQMDVLEGLNLLITISGKRNKLRVYYLSWLRNKILHNDPDVEKKQGWTTVGDMEGCGHYRVVKYERIKFLVIALKSSVEVYAWAPKPYHKFMAFKSFADLPHRPLLVDLTVEEGQRLKVIYGSSAGFHAVDVDSGNSYDIYIPVHIQSQITPHAIIFLPNTDGMEMLLCYEDEGVYVNTYGRIIKDVVLQWGEMPTSVAYICSNQIMGWGEKAIEIRSVETGHLDGVFMHKRAQRLKFLCERNDKVFFASVRSGGSSQVYFMTLNRNCIMNW, from the exons CTGGTGATGGAGTTCTGTGGGGCTGGCTCCGTGACAGACCTAGTGAAGAACACAAAGGGGAATGCCCTGAAGGAGGACTGTATCGCCTACATTTGCAGGGAGATTCTCCGG ggtCTGGCCCATCTCCATGCCCACAAGGTGATCCATCGAGACATCAAAGGGCAGAACGTGCTGTTGACAGAGAACGCCGAGGTCAAGCTAG TGGACTTTGGGGTGAGTGCTCAGCTGGACCGCACCGTGGGCAGGCGGAACACTTTCATTGGGACCCCCTACTGGATGGCCCCAGAGGTCATCGCCTGTGATGAGAACCCGGATGCCACCTACGACTACAGG AGTGACATTTGGTCTCTAGGAATCACAGCCATCGAGATGGCAGAGGGGGCCCCCC CTCTGTGTGACATGCACCCCATGCGAGCCCTCTTCCTCATCCCACGGAACCCACCCCCCAGACTCAAGTCCAAGAAATG GTCTAAGAAGTTCACTGACTTCATTGACACGTGTCTTATCAAGACCTACTTGAGCCGCCCACCCACAGAGCAGCTGCTCAAGTTCCCCTTCATCCGGGACCAGCCCACAGAGCGGCAGGTCCGCATCCAGCTCAAGGACCACATCGACCGCTCCCGCAAGAAGCGAGGCGAGAAAG AGGAGACGGAGTACGAGTACAGCGGCAGTGAGGAGGAGGATGACAGCCATGGAGAGGAGGGCGAGCCCAG CTCTATCATGAACGTGCCGGGGGAATCCACACTGCGCCGGGAGTTCCTGCGGCTGCAGCAGGAGAACAAGAGCAACTCTGAGGCTTTGAAGCAGCaacagcagctgcagcagcagcagcaacgaGACCCTGAGGCACACATCAAGCATCTCCTTCACCAGCGCCAGCGCCGCAttgaggagcagaaggaagagcGGCGGCGCGTGGAGGAG CAACAGCGGCGGGAGCGGGAGCAGCGGAAGCtgcaggagaaggagcagcagcGCCTGGAGGACCGGCAGGCCCTGCGGCGGGAGGAGGAGAGGCGGCAGGCCGAGCGGGAGCAG GAGTACAAGCGGAAGCAGCTGGAGGAGCAGCGGCAGTCCGAGCGGCTCCAGAGGCAGCTGCAGCAGGAGCACGCCTACCTCAAGtccctgcagcagcagcagcagcagcagcagaagcagcagcagccggGCTTGCCAACCGATAGGAAGCCGCTATACCACTACGGCCGGGGCAGCAGTCCCGCTGACAAGCCTGCCTGGGCACGAGAG GTTGAGGAGAGGACGAGGATGAACAAGCAGCAGAACTCCCCCTTGGCCAAGACCAAGCcaagcagcacagggcctgagcccccccttccccaggccGCCCCTGGGCCTCCGGGCCCCCTTTCCCAAACTCCGCCTATGCAGAGGCCGGTGGAGCCCCAGGAGGGACCGCACAAG AGCCTGGTGGCACACCGGGTCCCACTGAAGCCATATGCAGCGCCTGTACCCCGATCCCAGTCCCTGCAGGACCAGCCCACCCGAAACCTGGCTGCCTTCCCAGCCTCCCATGAGCCTGACCCCGCCGTCCCCACGCCCACCACCACACCCAGCGCCCGAGGAGCCGTCATCCGCCAGAATTCAGATCCCACCTCCGAAGGGCCTGGCCCCGGCCCAAACCCCCCAGCCTGGGTCCGGCCGGATACTGAGGCCCCCCCTAAG gTGCCTCAGAGGACCTCCTCCATTGCTGCCGCGCTCAACACCAGTGGGGCCGGAGGGGCCCGGCCCACTCAGGCTGTCCGCGCCAG CAACCCCGACCTCAGGAGGAGCGACCCCAGCTGGGAGCGGCCGGAAGGTGCCCTCCCCGCTCACGGGCACCTGCCCCAGGCTGGCTCGCTGGAGCGGAACCGTGTAGGAG CCTCCTCCAAACTGGATAGCTCCCCAGTGCTCTCCCCTGGGAACAAAGCCAAGCCTGATGACCACCGCTCACGGCCAGGCCGGCCCGCA gATTTCGTGCTGTTGAAGGAGCGAGCCCTGGACGATGCCCCAAGGCCACCCAAGAAGGCCATGGACTACTCATCCTCCAGTGAGGAGGTGGAGAGCAGTGAAGATGAGGACGAAAGCAACGGCGAGCCCTCAGAGGGGAGCAGAGACCCCCCTGGGGCCCg CGACGGGGACACGGACAGCGTCAGCACCATGGTGGTCCACGACGTGGAAGAGATAGCTGGGACCCAGACCCCCTATGGGGGTGGCACCATGGTAGTCCAGCGC ACTCCTGAAGAGGAGCGCAGCCTGCTGCACGCAGACAGCAATGGCTACACAAACCTGCCAGACGTCGTCCAGCCCAGCCACTCGCCCACCGAGAGCGGCAAAGGTCAAAGCCCCCCCTCGAAGGATGGAGGTAGTGAT tACCAGTCTCGTGGGCTGGTAAAGGCCCCTGGCAAGAGCTCATTCACGATGTTTGTGGACCTAGGGATCTACCAGCCTGGAGGCAGTGGGGATACCATCCCCATCACAG ccttggtggggggagagggcgGCCGGCTGGATCAGCTCCAGTACGACGTGCGTAAAGGCTCCGTGGTCAACGTGAACCCCACCAACACCCGTGCCCACAGCGAGACCCCCGAGATTCGCAAGTACAAGAAGCGGTTCAATTCAGAGATCCTCTGTGCAGCTCTTTGGG GTGTCAACCTGCTGGTGGGCACAGAGAATGGCCTGATGCTATTGGACCGGAGCGGGCAGGGCAAGGTGTACGGGCTCATCGGGCGGCGGCGCTTCCAGCAAATGGATGTCCTAGAAGGGCTCAACTTGCTCATCACCATCTCAG GGAAAAGGAATAAACTGCGGGTGTACTACCTGTCCTGGCTCCGGAACAAGATTCTGCACAATGACCCGGACGTGGAGAAGAAGCAGGGCTGGACCACTGTGGGCGACATGGAGGGCTGCGGGCACTACCGCGTGG TGAAGTACGAGCGCATTAAGTTCCTGGTCATTGCGCTGAAGAGCTCCGTGGAGGTGTACGCCTGGGCCCCCAAACCCTACCACAAGTTCATGGCCTTCAAG tcCTTTGCAGATCTCCCTCACCGCCCTCTGCTGGTTGACCTGACTGTGGAGGAGGGTCAGCGGCTCAAGGTCATCTATGGCTCCAGTGCCGGCTTCCATGCTGTGGACGTGGACTCGGGGAACAGCTATGACATCTACATCCCTGTGCAC ATCCAGAGCCAGATCACACCCCATGCCATCATCTTCCTCCCCAACACTGACGGCATGGAGATGCTGCTGTGCTACGAGGACGAAGGTGTCTATGTCAACACATATGGGCGGATCATTAAGGACGTGGTGCTGCAGTGGGGAGAGATGCCCACCTCTGTGG cctACATCTGCTCCAACCAGATCATGGGCTGGGGTGAGAAAGCCATTGAGATCCGCTCGGTGGAGACAGGCCACCTGGACGGTGTCTTCATGCACAAACGAGCCCAGAGGCTCAAGTTCCTGTGCGAGCGGAATGACAAG GTGTTTTTCGCCTCCGTCCGCTCTGGGGGCAGCAGCCAAGTTTACTTCATGACGCTGAACCGAAACTGCATCATGAACTGGTGA
- the MINK1 gene encoding misshapen-like kinase 1 isoform X7 translates to MGDPAPARSLDDIDLSALRDPAGIFELVEVVGNGTYGQVYKGRHVKTGQLAAIKVMDVTEDEEEEIKQEINMLKKYSHHRNIATYYGAFIKKSPPGNDDQLWLVMEFCGAGSVTDLVKNTKGNALKEDCIAYICREILRGLAHLHAHKVIHRDIKGQNVLLTENAEVKLVDFGVSAQLDRTVGRRNTFIGTPYWMAPEVIACDENPDATYDYRSDIWSLGITAIEMAEGAPPLCDMHPMRALFLIPRNPPPRLKSKKWSKKFTDFIDTCLIKTYLSRPPTEQLLKFPFIRDQPTERQVRIQLKDHIDRSRKKRGEKEETEYEYSGSEEEDDSHGEEGEPSSIMNVPGESTLRREFLRLQQENKSNSEALKQQQQLQQQQQRDPEAHIKHLLHQRQRRIEEQKEERRRVEEQQRREREQRKLQEKEQQRLEDRQALRREEERRQAEREQEYKRKQLEEQRQSERLQRQLQQEHAYLKSLQQQQQQQQKQQQPGLPTDRKPLYHYGRGSSPADKPAWAREVEERTRMNKQQNSPLAKTKPSSTGPEPPLPQAAPGPPGPLSQTPPMQRPVEPQEGPHKSLVAHRVPLKPYAAPVPRSQSLQDQPTRNLAAFPASHEPDPAVPTPTTTPSARGAVIRQNSDPTSEGPGPGPNPPAWVRPDTEAPPKVPQRTSSIAAALNTSGAGGARPTQAVRARPRSNSAWQIYLQRRAERGTPKSPGPPAQPPGPPNACSNPDLRRSDPSWERPEGALPAHGHLPQAGSLERNRVGASSKLDSSPVLSPGNKAKPDDHRSRPGRPASYKRAIGEDFVLLKERALDDAPRPPKKAMDYSSSSEEVESSEDEDESNGEPSEGSRDPPGARDGDTDSVSTMVVHDVEEIAGTQTPYGGGTMVVQRTPEEERSLLHADSNGYTNLPDVVQPSHSPTESGKGQSPPSKDGGSDYQSRGLVKAPGKSSFTMFVDLGIYQPGGSGDTIPITALVGGEGGRLDQLQYDVRKGSVVNVNPTNTRAHSETPEIRKYKKRFNSEILCAALWGVNLLVGTENGLMLLDRSGQGKVYGLIGRRRFQQMDVLEGLNLLITISGKRNKLRVYYLSWLRNKILHNDPDVEKKQGWTTVGDMEGCGHYRVVKYERIKFLVIALKSSVEVYAWAPKPYHKFMAFKSFADLPHRPLLVDLTVEEGQRLKVIYGSSAGFHAVDVDSGNSYDIYIPVHIQSQITPHAIIFLPNTDGMEMLLCYEDEGVYVNTYGRIIKDVVLQWGEMPTSVAYICSNQIMGWGEKAIEIRSVETGHLDGVFMHKRAQRLKFLCERNDKVFFASVRSGGSSQVYFMTLNRNCIMNW, encoded by the exons CTGGTGATGGAGTTCTGTGGGGCTGGCTCCGTGACAGACCTAGTGAAGAACACAAAGGGGAATGCCCTGAAGGAGGACTGTATCGCCTACATTTGCAGGGAGATTCTCCGG ggtCTGGCCCATCTCCATGCCCACAAGGTGATCCATCGAGACATCAAAGGGCAGAACGTGCTGTTGACAGAGAACGCCGAGGTCAAGCTAG TGGACTTTGGGGTGAGTGCTCAGCTGGACCGCACCGTGGGCAGGCGGAACACTTTCATTGGGACCCCCTACTGGATGGCCCCAGAGGTCATCGCCTGTGATGAGAACCCGGATGCCACCTACGACTACAGG AGTGACATTTGGTCTCTAGGAATCACAGCCATCGAGATGGCAGAGGGGGCCCCCC CTCTGTGTGACATGCACCCCATGCGAGCCCTCTTCCTCATCCCACGGAACCCACCCCCCAGACTCAAGTCCAAGAAATG GTCTAAGAAGTTCACTGACTTCATTGACACGTGTCTTATCAAGACCTACTTGAGCCGCCCACCCACAGAGCAGCTGCTCAAGTTCCCCTTCATCCGGGACCAGCCCACAGAGCGGCAGGTCCGCATCCAGCTCAAGGACCACATCGACCGCTCCCGCAAGAAGCGAGGCGAGAAAG AGGAGACGGAGTACGAGTACAGCGGCAGTGAGGAGGAGGATGACAGCCATGGAGAGGAGGGCGAGCCCAG CTCTATCATGAACGTGCCGGGGGAATCCACACTGCGCCGGGAGTTCCTGCGGCTGCAGCAGGAGAACAAGAGCAACTCTGAGGCTTTGAAGCAGCaacagcagctgcagcagcagcagcaacgaGACCCTGAGGCACACATCAAGCATCTCCTTCACCAGCGCCAGCGCCGCAttgaggagcagaaggaagagcGGCGGCGCGTGGAGGAG CAACAGCGGCGGGAGCGGGAGCAGCGGAAGCtgcaggagaaggagcagcagcGCCTGGAGGACCGGCAGGCCCTGCGGCGGGAGGAGGAGAGGCGGCAGGCCGAGCGGGAGCAG GAGTACAAGCGGAAGCAGCTGGAGGAGCAGCGGCAGTCCGAGCGGCTCCAGAGGCAGCTGCAGCAGGAGCACGCCTACCTCAAGtccctgcagcagcagcagcagcagcagcagaagcagcagcagccggGCTTGCCAACCGATAGGAAGCCGCTATACCACTACGGCCGGGGCAGCAGTCCCGCTGACAAGCCTGCCTGGGCACGAGAG GTTGAGGAGAGGACGAGGATGAACAAGCAGCAGAACTCCCCCTTGGCCAAGACCAAGCcaagcagcacagggcctgagcccccccttccccaggccGCCCCTGGGCCTCCGGGCCCCCTTTCCCAAACTCCGCCTATGCAGAGGCCGGTGGAGCCCCAGGAGGGACCGCACAAG AGCCTGGTGGCACACCGGGTCCCACTGAAGCCATATGCAGCGCCTGTACCCCGATCCCAGTCCCTGCAGGACCAGCCCACCCGAAACCTGGCTGCCTTCCCAGCCTCCCATGAGCCTGACCCCGCCGTCCCCACGCCCACCACCACACCCAGCGCCCGAGGAGCCGTCATCCGCCAGAATTCAGATCCCACCTCCGAAGGGCCTGGCCCCGGCCCAAACCCCCCAGCCTGGGTCCGGCCGGATACTGAGGCCCCCCCTAAG gTGCCTCAGAGGACCTCCTCCATTGCTGCCGCGCTCAACACCAGTGGGGCCGGAGGGGCCCGGCCCACTCAGGCTGTCCGCGCCAG ACCTCGCAGCAACTCCGCCTGGCAAATCTATCTGCAAAGGCGGGCAGAGCGGGGCACCCCCAAGTCTCCAGGGCCCCCCGCTCAGCCCCCTGGCCCGCCCAACGCCTGTAG CAACCCCGACCTCAGGAGGAGCGACCCCAGCTGGGAGCGGCCGGAAGGTGCCCTCCCCGCTCACGGGCACCTGCCCCAGGCTGGCTCGCTGGAGCGGAACCGTGTAGGAG CCTCCTCCAAACTGGATAGCTCCCCAGTGCTCTCCCCTGGGAACAAAGCCAAGCCTGATGACCACCGCTCACGGCCAGGCCGGCCCGCA AGCTATAAGCGTGCCATCGGTGAG gATTTCGTGCTGTTGAAGGAGCGAGCCCTGGACGATGCCCCAAGGCCACCCAAGAAGGCCATGGACTACTCATCCTCCAGTGAGGAGGTGGAGAGCAGTGAAGATGAGGACGAAAGCAACGGCGAGCCCTCAGAGGGGAGCAGAGACCCCCCTGGGGCCCg CGACGGGGACACGGACAGCGTCAGCACCATGGTGGTCCACGACGTGGAAGAGATAGCTGGGACCCAGACCCCCTATGGGGGTGGCACCATGGTAGTCCAGCGC ACTCCTGAAGAGGAGCGCAGCCTGCTGCACGCAGACAGCAATGGCTACACAAACCTGCCAGACGTCGTCCAGCCCAGCCACTCGCCCACCGAGAGCGGCAAAGGTCAAAGCCCCCCCTCGAAGGATGGAGGTAGTGAT tACCAGTCTCGTGGGCTGGTAAAGGCCCCTGGCAAGAGCTCATTCACGATGTTTGTGGACCTAGGGATCTACCAGCCTGGAGGCAGTGGGGATACCATCCCCATCACAG ccttggtggggggagagggcgGCCGGCTGGATCAGCTCCAGTACGACGTGCGTAAAGGCTCCGTGGTCAACGTGAACCCCACCAACACCCGTGCCCACAGCGAGACCCCCGAGATTCGCAAGTACAAGAAGCGGTTCAATTCAGAGATCCTCTGTGCAGCTCTTTGGG GTGTCAACCTGCTGGTGGGCACAGAGAATGGCCTGATGCTATTGGACCGGAGCGGGCAGGGCAAGGTGTACGGGCTCATCGGGCGGCGGCGCTTCCAGCAAATGGATGTCCTAGAAGGGCTCAACTTGCTCATCACCATCTCAG GGAAAAGGAATAAACTGCGGGTGTACTACCTGTCCTGGCTCCGGAACAAGATTCTGCACAATGACCCGGACGTGGAGAAGAAGCAGGGCTGGACCACTGTGGGCGACATGGAGGGCTGCGGGCACTACCGCGTGG TGAAGTACGAGCGCATTAAGTTCCTGGTCATTGCGCTGAAGAGCTCCGTGGAGGTGTACGCCTGGGCCCCCAAACCCTACCACAAGTTCATGGCCTTCAAG tcCTTTGCAGATCTCCCTCACCGCCCTCTGCTGGTTGACCTGACTGTGGAGGAGGGTCAGCGGCTCAAGGTCATCTATGGCTCCAGTGCCGGCTTCCATGCTGTGGACGTGGACTCGGGGAACAGCTATGACATCTACATCCCTGTGCAC ATCCAGAGCCAGATCACACCCCATGCCATCATCTTCCTCCCCAACACTGACGGCATGGAGATGCTGCTGTGCTACGAGGACGAAGGTGTCTATGTCAACACATATGGGCGGATCATTAAGGACGTGGTGCTGCAGTGGGGAGAGATGCCCACCTCTGTGG cctACATCTGCTCCAACCAGATCATGGGCTGGGGTGAGAAAGCCATTGAGATCCGCTCGGTGGAGACAGGCCACCTGGACGGTGTCTTCATGCACAAACGAGCCCAGAGGCTCAAGTTCCTGTGCGAGCGGAATGACAAG GTGTTTTTCGCCTCCGTCCGCTCTGGGGGCAGCAGCCAAGTTTACTTCATGACGCTGAACCGAAACTGCATCATGAACTGGTGA